AGGCCGGCAAGTCGTTGCAAATGGGGATTTATCTGCTTCGGGTGATCTTCTTATAAATATTTACGAGAACGGGTTTATAAAGTGGCGGATAGACGCCGACAGTGTATGGCAGAAGAACAGGCAACGAAGGATTGATATTTTTGAGCTGAACATGACCGTTTTGGATTCTACCGGAAAGGAAATCGCGTTTATTAAATCCGATTCAGGAACCTATTTTCTGAACAGCAGAGATTTAAGAGCGTCTGGTAATTTAGTTGTGACGCTATCTTCTGGCGCCAATCTTACGACGGACAGCCTTTACTATAGTGAACAATCTCAAACTTTCAACACCAATGGCAGGATAGTCTACGTAGAAA
This genomic stretch from candidate division WOR-3 bacterium harbors:
- the lptC gene encoding LPS export ABC transporter periplasmic protein LptC, with translation MSSCSKDSISESNSRWGVNGTVIGMKISSSEKGMLSWTLESDSLVSWTDDTNDVYGIKLFFFDASGGLSSTIAADSGRQVVANGDLSASGDLLINIYENGFIKWRIDADSVWQKNRQRRIDIFELNMTVLDSTGKEIAFIKSDSGTYFLNSRDLRASGNLVVTLSSGANLTTDSLYYSEQSQTFNTNGRIVYVEKDNSIEGVGFECDKEMKNIRVFNAVSGKIKTDEI